The Acidobacteriota bacterium sequence TCCGATGGTGGGTCCCGCTGGAAAAACCCTTCATGGAGCGTTCCACCAGGAAGGCGCTCAAACCGCGGTGGTCCCGGCGTTCCCGCTTGTCGGGATCGGTCCAGGCAAACACCAGGAAGTGGTCGGCCACGTCGGCCAGCGAGATCCAGGTCTTTTCGCCGTTGAGGATGTAATGGGCGCCGTCGCGCCGGGCCGTGGTGCGGATTCCCACCACGTCGCTGCCGGCATCGGGTTCGGTCAGGCCGAAGGTAGCGAGCTTTTCTCCCCGGGCCTGGGGCTTGAGCCAGCGCTCCTTCTGCTCCTCGCTACCCCAGCTCAACAGCGTCAGGCCGTGCAGCGCCAGGTGCACCGAGAGAATGACCCGCAGGGAGGTGTCTCCGTATTCCAGCTCCTCGCAAGCCAGCCCCAGGCTGATGTAGTCGAAATCGAAACCGCCGTGGCGGGAGGGGATGCAGAGACCCAGCAGGCCCAGCCTGGCCATCTTGGGCAGCAGGGATCGGTCGAATCGGCCTTCGGAATCGTTGCGGCCGATGTCCGGAAGCACCTCCCGGGACACGAACTGCCGCACCAACTCCTGCACGCTCAGATGGACCTCGGAGAGATCGAAGCCGATCATGCCACTCCCCCAAGCCGTCCCTGCCTCCGAAACCCGCGGGTCTCCGGCCGCAAGGGAACGAACCGCGCCGGACCGATCAGGAATGCAGGGAACCGAGATAGACCGAGACGACCACCACCGCCAATGCCACAATAAGGCCCCAGGTCAGCAGGTGGCTTCGCGGAGAGAGCGGGTCGGAACCGGGTGAACGCCCGGCAAGAGCCGCGATGACGAGCGCCAGCACCGCAAGCGCCAGCACCAGCTTGGCCAGGAAGACCTCCAGGTTGGGTGCCAGGTTGGCTCTCCAACCCAGGTGGATGTTGTAGAGACCGGAAATCAGGGTCCCGGCGATACCGCCGTGGACCAGCATCTTGAGGCGAATCTTGAGGCTCAGAAAGAAGTCGCGGCGGCTCTCCTGGCTCCGGTTTGCCAGGGCGGGCCGCAGCACCAGCACCAGAAAGGCGGTCGATCCGATCAGGACGGCCACCGAGGACAAGTGCAGCCAGCGCATCAGCAGGTTCAACCACTCCATGGACCCATCTCCTTTGGCCGGTTTGGAAGGCTGCGGGCGAACCCGCAAGCAGGCCCGCCGCGCCCTGCCGGCCATGGTACCACAAGTCGGAGCTCCCTCTAGGACGGGGATTCCCCTAATCCGACCGGCGTCGGGGGAGGCCCCGGGCAGACAGCCGCGCCCCGGGAAAGTGCTTGTTTGGAGGGGATGACTCTGGTACTACTAGCCTGCGTTTCTTACTGGAGCGCATCCTGGCCGGCAGGCCCAACGCCGACGGACTCAAGCGCCATGAACTGCCACATCCTCTATCACGACAACTGCTTCGACGGCGCCTGTTCGGCCGCCGTCTTCATGCGCTTCTACCTCTCCAGGATCGAACCCGGGTCCGGCTTCCGGCTGTTCGGCATGGCCCACCAGCCCCGCCAGACCTTTCCCGACCACCTCTTCGGAGGGGACGACAACGCCATTGTGGACTTCAAGTACGCCAGCCACGAGCGGCTGACCTGGTGGTTCGACCACCACTACAGCGCCTTTCTGACTCCCGAGGACGAGGCCCACTTCCGCAGCCGGAACAGCGACCGCATGTTCCACGATACCAGCTACAAGTCCTGCACCAAGATGATCGCCACCATCGGCCACAGCCGCTTCGGCTTCGACCCGGGAATGCTGGAAGACCTCATCCACTGGGCCGACATCGTGGACGGCGCCCTCTACGCCAGCGCCCGGGAAGCGGTCGAGGTGGGCGAACCGGCCCAGAAGTTGGCGGCCGTCATCGAGGCCAACCGCGACACCGCCTTCTCCCACCGCATCATCCGCCAACTCTCCCGGCAGCCCCTCAACCAGGTAGCCACCCAAGCCGAGGTGATGGACCGCTACCGGCCCCTGCACCAACGCCATTCCGAGAACATCCGCATCATCGCCGATGTCTGCGAATGCATTCGCGGGGTGACCTTCTTCGACCTGATCCCCTTCGGCCTGGAGGGCTACAACAAGTTCATCCCCTACCATCTCCACCCCGAAGGCGATTACCACGTCAGCCTGATGCAATCTCCCCAACGCACCAAGATCTCGGTAGGCTCTAACCCCTGGAGTCCCAACCCGCGCCGCCACAACCTGGCCCGCATCTGCGAGCGCTACGGCGGCGGCGGGCATCCGGTGGTGGCTGCCATCTCCTTCCCTCCCGACCAACCCCAAAAAGCAAGGCAGGCGGCGCGGGAGATCGTGGAAGAACTGCAGGGATAAAAAGGAGTCGTCCGCCAAGGGCCGGGAACGGGGAAGGAGCAAAGACCCACCCGGGAGCGCGGGCGTCTCGCCCGCATTAGACTTGGCAGAACGGAAACAAACCCCACAAAGGCCGGTTTGGCGCGCTTTGCGAGGCAGTGGCCCCTGGATGGCAGGTCGTTTACACGAATAAGGTTACGGGCGGGACCCACCCGGGAGCGCGGGCGTCTCGCCCGCACAAGACCCGGCAAAACGGAAACAA is a genomic window containing:
- a CDS encoding acyl-CoA dehydrogenase family protein, translating into MIGFDLSEVHLSVQELVRQFVSREVLPDIGRNDSEGRFDRSLLPKMARLGLLGLCIPSRHGGFDFDYISLGLACEELEYGDTSLRVILSVHLALHGLTLLSWGSEEQKERWLKPQARGEKLATFGLTEPDAGSDVVGIRTTARRDGAHYILNGEKTWISLADVADHFLVFAWTDPDKRERRDHRGLSAFLVERSMKGFSSGTHHRKWGIRAGNTGHFSLQDVRVPAANRLGKEGEGFKIAMFALEQGRYTVAAGATGLIRACLDASRKYALGRRTFEVPIARHQLVKEMIAGMVRDYETSRLLWLRCGWLKNQGRRNNRETSLAKWHATVASERAASDAVQIHGANGFSDEYPVGRFYRNCKGAVIYEGTREIHTLMQADYALGFRSDRPRRCDLPGVPES
- a CDS encoding phosphoesterase; protein product: MNCHILYHDNCFDGACSAAVFMRFYLSRIEPGSGFRLFGMAHQPRQTFPDHLFGGDDNAIVDFKYASHERLTWWFDHHYSAFLTPEDEAHFRSRNSDRMFHDTSYKSCTKMIATIGHSRFGFDPGMLEDLIHWADIVDGALYASAREAVEVGEPAQKLAAVIEANRDTAFSHRIIRQLSRQPLNQVATQAEVMDRYRPLHQRHSENIRIIADVCECIRGVTFFDLIPFGLEGYNKFIPYHLHPEGDYHVSLMQSPQRTKISVGSNPWSPNPRRHNLARICERYGGGGHPVVAAISFPPDQPQKARQAAREIVEELQG